In Acidimicrobiales bacterium, one genomic interval encodes:
- a CDS encoding SCO family protein codes for MTQSGPAIGRRFPVPSRFQVTITAVLLACVAAVAVIAVIHKASTTSSGSPTQSRDEFMGLASAGGAMAPDITMTDQDGQTVSLSGLEQQGKVVVLEFMDSHCTDICPIISQEFKFAYQQLGLDAAKVAFVAVNVNPYHNTIADVSGFTDEQGLNQVPGWYFLTAAVPQLRQAWKEYGVAVQAPSAHADVIHSDYLYFIDATGHQRYIASPVEDHTAGGAAYLPAPQVREWGADIASVARQLIS; via the coding sequence GTGACCCAGAGCGGGCCGGCGATCGGTAGACGCTTCCCAGTCCCCTCGAGGTTCCAGGTGACGATCACGGCGGTCCTGCTCGCTTGCGTGGCTGCCGTGGCCGTGATTGCGGTGATCCACAAGGCATCCACGACGAGCAGCGGTTCGCCGACGCAATCGCGCGACGAGTTCATGGGTCTCGCCTCGGCGGGCGGCGCCATGGCGCCGGATATCACCATGACCGATCAAGACGGCCAGACGGTCTCCCTCTCGGGCCTCGAGCAGCAGGGCAAGGTCGTCGTGCTCGAGTTCATGGACTCGCACTGCACGGACATCTGCCCGATCATCTCGCAGGAGTTCAAATTCGCCTACCAGCAACTCGGGCTCGATGCGGCCAAGGTCGCCTTTGTCGCCGTCAACGTGAACCCATACCACAACACCATTGCCGACGTCTCCGGGTTCACCGACGAGCAGGGTCTGAACCAGGTACCCGGGTGGTACTTCCTGACCGCCGCGGTACCCCAGTTGCGGCAGGCGTGGAAGGAGTACGGAGTCGCGGTCCAGGCACCGAGCGCCCATGCCGACGTCATCCACTCCGACTACCTGTATTTCATCGACGCCACGGGCCACCAGCGGTACATCGCCTCGCCTGTCGAGGACCACACCGCCGGCGGGGCGGCCTATCTCCCCGCCCCCCAGGTGCGCGAATGGGGAGCCGACATTGCCAGCGTCGCTCGCCAGCTGATCAGCTAG